The Peribacillus sp. FSL P2-0133 genome has a segment encoding these proteins:
- a CDS encoding alpha/beta fold hydrolase — MTAAMVIPGAESFFIPGNSIGILICHGFNGTPQSVRYLGEKFAAKGFTVFAPRLAGHGTDEYEMETSHYQEWIQDVEMAYAKLKRTCTHVFAIGQSMGGALVLDLATKVACDGILTINAALQVPEYEKYRNQSVPRFVPEGKPDIKDDTTKEITYDQVPAKAINQLLDIMEHTSQKLVDVACPILIFHSPEDHVVPDSCSYQIYDTVMSGDKEMASLENSYHVASLDHDKDHIIDRSYQFIQRLSKRAIIAS; from the coding sequence ATGACAGCAGCAATGGTAATACCAGGTGCGGAATCTTTTTTCATACCCGGCAATTCTATCGGCATTCTTATTTGCCATGGTTTTAATGGAACGCCACAAAGCGTAAGGTATTTAGGTGAAAAATTCGCCGCCAAAGGCTTCACTGTCTTCGCTCCTCGACTGGCGGGCCACGGAACGGATGAATATGAAATGGAAACGAGTCATTATCAGGAATGGATACAAGATGTTGAAATGGCTTATGCAAAATTAAAGCGAACCTGCACCCATGTATTCGCCATCGGACAATCAATGGGAGGCGCCCTTGTTCTCGATTTAGCGACAAAAGTGGCTTGTGATGGAATTCTCACCATCAATGCCGCTCTCCAAGTTCCTGAATATGAAAAATATCGTAACCAATCGGTTCCGCGCTTCGTTCCTGAAGGCAAGCCTGACATAAAAGACGATACAACTAAAGAAATCACGTATGACCAAGTTCCGGCAAAAGCAATTAATCAATTGCTCGATATAATGGAACATACCAGTCAAAAACTAGTAGACGTTGCATGCCCGATACTTATCTTCCATTCTCCAGAAGATCACGTTGTACCAGACTCGTGTTCCTATCAGATTTACGATACTGTCATGTCCGGTGATAAGGAGATGGCGTCCCTTGAAAATTCATATCATGTGGCCTCGTTGGATCATGACAAAGATCATATCATTGATCGGTCATATCAGTTCATTCAAAGGTTAAGCAAAAGGGCAATAATCGCTTCTTAA
- a CDS encoding response regulator gives MGFKKKQMLGFGLILLFLAILLSFMMVMLNNLKSSMTEIVENRYEKVQDSMEIRQLFSRSDREILFAANDANKEERAESLEIINENHSLIESKVAGLSGSLNKAKAKQLMKEFETQYASYSITEAEIIQKIKSGNSSDLTSLMDDQREKRTKVISTMDDFKDYQEGVMKDTLSNSKQTYEDMIGFVIFAVILSILVISVTVVWMIRSTSKDLQSITKVIKNIDFKNLSVIPRVPVRTTDEIGEIARSFNDMAESLEDYNRKEKDFTEKISEQNWIQTRVADIATMYQRIVDVEVLADRFITRLAPMMGASIGAFYVKRGEGVDMRFVKLASFAGDGEDSGRREFRLGEGLIGQCALEKKSKVIDDIPEDFQLVTTGLGEVNPKSIVIAPVVFEEEVVAMVELASLETFTKLQKSFLNQVLDTLGITINNVEGRMEIERLLKESQAQTEELQAQSEELQSQSEEMQAQSEELQTQAEELRMINEQLEERNRETEEKSKELQVAKQNLEKQAEELKLSSKYKSEFMANMSHELRTPLNSILILSEMLSDPNDSKLNEEQQEFARVINSSGQDLLTLINDILDLSKVEVGKLEVVFDEMNLSELPELLHRNFDHVAKKKNIDFIIEKSKNVPDIFFTDEQRFQQILKNLLSNAFKFTEKGSVSVQIQKADEENVAQWIQTKGASNWVEIKVTDTGIGISKEKQKLIFEAFQQGDGATMRKYGGTGLGLSICREFAKLLGGWVIVDSEEGQGSTFTFFIPSMPEGFKNVGEAIAASPEVAAANHDDSAAPFGGQGESDVVIMDEEDRDKVKPFCNKTVLVVDDDHRNIFALKNALKHEGMEILTAENGYECLELLEKGNNIDVILMDIMMPGMDGYETMTRIREQSKFEDLPIIALTAKAMKGDREKCLKAGASDYVSKPLKLDQLLSVLRVWLTN, from the coding sequence ATGGGTTTTAAGAAGAAGCAAATGTTGGGATTTGGTTTAATCTTGCTTTTCTTGGCTATTTTACTTTCTTTCATGATGGTTATGCTTAACAATTTAAAGAGCAGCATGACTGAAATAGTTGAAAATCGCTATGAAAAAGTTCAAGATTCGATGGAAATCCGTCAGCTTTTTTCCAGGTCGGACCGTGAGATCCTGTTTGCAGCTAATGATGCAAACAAAGAAGAAAGAGCAGAGAGCCTCGAAATCATCAATGAGAATCATAGTTTGATTGAATCAAAAGTTGCTGGGTTATCAGGTTCGTTAAATAAGGCGAAAGCAAAGCAATTAATGAAAGAGTTCGAGACTCAATATGCTTCTTACTCCATAACGGAGGCTGAGATCATCCAAAAGATAAAGTCAGGAAACTCTTCGGATCTAACAAGCCTGATGGACGACCAAAGGGAAAAACGAACGAAAGTCATAAGTACGATGGATGACTTTAAGGATTACCAAGAAGGTGTCATGAAAGATACTTTAAGTAATTCGAAACAAACCTATGAAGATATGATCGGTTTTGTAATCTTCGCTGTTATCCTCAGCATTTTGGTTATTTCCGTAACGGTTGTTTGGATGATTCGCAGTACATCGAAAGATCTGCAATCGATTACGAAGGTCATCAAAAATATCGATTTTAAAAATTTATCGGTCATACCAAGAGTTCCGGTTCGGACTACTGATGAAATTGGTGAAATAGCGAGATCGTTCAATGATATGGCGGAATCGCTAGAAGACTATAATCGAAAAGAGAAAGATTTCACCGAAAAGATCAGTGAACAGAACTGGATCCAGACCCGTGTTGCAGATATAGCTACCATGTATCAGCGCATTGTTGATGTGGAAGTTCTGGCTGACCGGTTCATTACAAGACTTGCACCGATGATGGGGGCTTCAATTGGAGCTTTTTACGTCAAACGGGGTGAGGGTGTGGATATGCGTTTTGTGAAGCTTGCCAGCTTTGCTGGAGATGGCGAAGATTCGGGCAGACGTGAATTCCGTCTTGGCGAAGGGTTAATCGGACAATGTGCCCTTGAAAAGAAATCCAAAGTCATTGACGATATCCCTGAAGATTTTCAATTGGTTACGACAGGATTAGGGGAAGTCAATCCGAAAAGCATTGTCATTGCGCCAGTCGTTTTTGAGGAAGAAGTTGTGGCGATGGTTGAACTGGCAAGTTTGGAGACTTTTACGAAGTTGCAAAAATCTTTCCTGAACCAGGTTCTTGATACTCTAGGCATCACGATTAATAATGTAGAGGGCCGGATGGAAATAGAGCGTTTATTGAAAGAATCACAGGCACAGACCGAAGAGTTACAGGCTCAATCGGAAGAATTGCAGTCACAGTCAGAGGAAATGCAAGCCCAATCGGAGGAACTGCAAACCCAGGCTGAAGAGTTGCGAATGATCAATGAACAATTAGAAGAGAGAAATCGTGAAACTGAAGAAAAATCGAAAGAGCTTCAAGTCGCAAAACAAAATCTTGAAAAACAAGCGGAAGAATTAAAGTTAAGTTCCAAATACAAATCCGAGTTCATGGCAAATATGTCCCATGAATTGCGGACACCGCTCAATAGTATCCTGATTTTATCAGAAATGCTTTCAGATCCAAATGATAGTAAATTAAATGAAGAGCAACAGGAATTCGCTCGTGTCATTAACTCATCGGGCCAAGACTTATTAACGTTGATCAATGACATTTTGGATTTATCAAAAGTTGAAGTCGGAAAGCTTGAAGTGGTCTTTGACGAAATGAATTTGAGTGAGCTTCCAGAGTTATTGCACCGTAACTTCGATCATGTAGCGAAGAAAAAGAACATTGACTTTATAATAGAAAAAAGTAAAAACGTTCCGGATATTTTCTTTACGGATGAACAGCGCTTCCAGCAAATTTTGAAAAACCTGTTATCCAATGCATTTAAATTCACGGAAAAAGGTTCTGTGTCTGTTCAAATCCAAAAAGCTGATGAAGAAAATGTAGCACAATGGATACAGACAAAAGGAGCTAGCAATTGGGTTGAAATTAAGGTGACGGATACGGGCATTGGAATATCAAAAGAGAAGCAAAAACTTATCTTTGAAGCGTTCCAGCAAGGTGACGGAGCTACAATGAGGAAATATGGCGGTACGGGCCTAGGGCTATCGATTTGCCGGGAGTTCGCCAAACTTCTGGGAGGCTGGGTCATTGTAGATAGTGAAGAAGGGCAAGGCAGTACCTTTACTTTCTTTATTCCAAGCATGCCAGAGGGCTTTAAAAATGTCGGCGAAGCAATAGCTGCTTCTCCAGAAGTGGCAGCAGCTAACCACGATGATTCTGCAGCGCCTTTTGGCGGTCAAGGAGAATCGGATGTAGTTATAATGGATGAAGAAGATCGGGATAAGGTCAAACCGTTCTGCAATAAAACAGTACTGGTCGTCGATGATGATCACCGTAATATATTTGCTCTGAAAAATGCACTGAAGCATGAGGGGATGGAAATCCTTACAGCTGAAAACGGCTATGAATGTTTGGAACTCCTTGAAAAAGGAAACAATATAGATGTTATTTTGATGGATATCATGATGCCAGGCATGGATGGTTACGAAACGATGACCAGAATTCGCGAGCAAAGTAAGTTCGAGGATCTTCCAATCATCGCGCTAACTGCGAAAGCGATGAAAGGCGATAGGGAAAAATGCCTGAAGGCCGGAGCTTCCGATTATGTCAGCAAGCCATTGAAATTGGATCAGCTGCTATCCGTCCTAAGAGTATGGCTGACTAATTGA
- a CDS encoding CsbD family protein, with protein MSGLSDKVKSAVNKVKGETKDQVGNAKNDPHLQAEGKVDKLKGNLQDGISKLKNDR; from the coding sequence ATGAGCGGTTTATCAGACAAAGTAAAAAGTGCTGTAAATAAAGTTAAAGGTGAAACGAAAGACCAAGTCGGAAACGCGAAAAATGATCCTCACTTACAAGCAGAAGGTAAAGTCGACAAATTAAAAGGCAATCTCCAAGATGGCATTAGTAAATTGAAAAATGACCGTTAA
- a CDS encoding protein-glutamate O-methyltransferase CheR, which produces MKDTLTIEEREDLEIELLLEAIYSVSGFDFRKYMRSSIKRRVENRMRLDHVRRISGMIEMVLYEKGYVEKLLKDFSINVTEMFRDPDFFKAFRLNIVPLLKKLPEIRIWHAGCSTGEEAFSMAIILKEEGLYDKARIYATDMNDEVLRHAEKGILPLNRMQSYTKNYLQAGGNQEFSEYYTTDYQNAYLDFNLLKNIVFFQHNLVTDGSFNEFHIIMCRNVMIYFTGELQTYVNQLFYDSLCKDGFLAVGSKETLHTSSFSEDYEDFDSKERIYRKL; this is translated from the coding sequence ATGAAGGATACTTTAACGATTGAGGAAAGAGAAGATTTAGAAATCGAATTATTGTTAGAGGCCATTTATTCCGTTTCTGGCTTTGACTTTCGCAAATATATGCGTTCTTCAATAAAAAGAAGAGTTGAAAATAGAATGAGACTGGACCATGTTCGCAGGATTAGCGGAATGATTGAAATGGTTTTATATGAAAAAGGGTATGTTGAGAAGCTTTTGAAGGATTTTTCAATAAATGTCACTGAAATGTTTCGCGATCCGGATTTCTTTAAAGCCTTTCGTTTAAATATTGTACCGCTCCTGAAAAAACTTCCTGAAATCAGAATTTGGCATGCGGGATGTTCGACCGGTGAAGAAGCCTTTTCCATGGCGATCATCCTCAAGGAAGAAGGACTTTATGATAAGGCGAGGATTTATGCCACTGATATGAATGATGAAGTTCTCCGTCATGCGGAAAAAGGAATATTACCTTTAAATAGAATGCAGTCTTATACGAAAAACTACTTGCAAGCTGGAGGTAACCAGGAATTTTCGGAGTATTATACAACCGATTATCAAAATGCTTATCTTGATTTCAATCTCCTTAAAAACATTGTGTTTTTCCAGCATAATTTAGTTACTGATGGTTCGTTCAATGAGTTTCATATCATCATGTGCCGGAATGTGATGATTTACTTTACCGGTGAATTGCAGACCTATGTTAATCAGTTGTTTTATGACAGTCTTTGTAAAGACGGCTTCCTTGCGGTTGGCAGCAAGGAAACACTTCATACATCATCCTTTTCGGAAGATTATGAGGACTTTGACTCAAAGGAAAGAATTTATCGGAAATTGTAA
- a CDS encoding fused response regulator/phosphatase, which yields MTILIVDDNQVNLFVIEKILKRAGYTDFLSLTSAVEMFEYLQVDSPQPKETSVDIILLDIMMPEIDGIEACRRLQSIPHLRDIPVIFVTALEDSNKVAEALDVGGIDYIMKPINKIDLLARIRVGLRLKYEKDWHKMQDEKIRNELDLSMQVQSSLLSEPIINDHLTIRASYLPANKLAGDMYYWHRIDENRYGIILLDMMGHGISASLVCMFISSVLRDAIRTHTDPVAVINEMNRWMSTLNKEDNQVHYYFTAIYMIIDTEQKTVEYVNAGHPPGFALMDNGKVASLSKGTCPVGFFTEMKIEKSVIHYEEKIQIMLFTDGVMEAIDREGTEGLDQIKEAVSTRWFDCKESPPIDFLMSPEMQQDQPDDMCVVVIQAN from the coding sequence ATGACGATTTTAATCGTAGATGATAACCAGGTTAACCTTTTCGTTATAGAGAAAATTCTAAAACGAGCTGGCTATACGGATTTTCTATCATTAACTTCAGCTGTTGAGATGTTTGAATATTTACAGGTGGATAGTCCGCAACCTAAAGAGACTTCAGTTGATATCATTCTGCTTGATATCATGATGCCGGAGATCGATGGGATAGAGGCGTGCAGGAGACTTCAAAGTATTCCACACCTTAGAGATATACCCGTCATTTTTGTAACCGCCCTTGAAGATTCAAATAAGGTGGCCGAGGCACTTGATGTTGGTGGAATTGATTATATAATGAAGCCTATCAATAAAATAGATTTACTTGCGAGGATTCGCGTAGGGTTAAGACTTAAATATGAAAAAGATTGGCATAAAATGCAGGATGAAAAAATCCGCAATGAATTGGATCTTTCCATGCAGGTTCAAAGCAGCTTATTAAGTGAACCCATTATAAATGACCACTTAACTATAAGGGCATCATACTTACCTGCGAATAAATTAGCAGGGGATATGTACTATTGGCACCGCATCGATGAAAATCGGTATGGGATCATCCTGTTGGATATGATGGGGCATGGTATATCCGCCTCACTTGTGTGCATGTTCATTTCCTCCGTATTGAGGGATGCCATCAGGACACATACAGATCCAGTGGCAGTAATAAACGAAATGAATCGCTGGATGAGTACCCTTAATAAAGAAGATAATCAAGTGCATTATTATTTTACCGCGATTTATATGATCATTGATACAGAGCAAAAGACAGTGGAATATGTGAATGCCGGACATCCTCCGGGATTTGCTTTAATGGACAATGGAAAAGTGGCCTCACTTTCAAAAGGGACATGTCCTGTTGGGTTCTTCACCGAAATGAAAATAGAGAAATCCGTCATTCATTATGAAGAGAAGATTCAGATTATGCTATTTACGGATGGAGTCATGGAAGCAATAGATCGAGAAGGGACGGAAGGGCTCGACCAAATAAAAGAAGCGGTCTCGACGAGATGGTTTGATTGTAAAGAATCTCCCCCTATCGATTTTTTAATGTCCCCGGAAATGCAGCAAGATCAACCTGATGATATGTGTGTTGTTGTTATTCAAGCAAATTGA
- a CDS encoding hemolysin family protein produces the protein MEIFIKLLAVAVLIALTAFFVASEFAIVKVRSSRINQLIEEGHRNALAAKKVTTHIDEYLSACQLGITVTALGLGVLGEPTVEAILKPLFTKWGLEESVSHIISFLIAFGSVTFLHVVVGELAPKTVAIQKAEEVTLLFAKPLILFYRILYPFIWLLNGSARLLTGIFGLKPASESEMAHSEEELRIILSESYKSGEINQSEYKYVNQIFEFDERIANEIMVPRTEMTVIEKGMPLLEVVELIQEEQYTRYPVIDGDKDNVVGMVNIKRLYTATITEDNVTALTVDSFVTPIIRVLETIAIHDLLLKMQKERIHMAVLTDEYGGTAGLVTVEDILEEIVGEIRDEFDQDERPLIQKIDEGHYVFDAKTLVEDVNDTLAIDLPEEDIDTLGGWFLTGRFEIAVGDKIEYAGFEFTVKEMDGHHVLYVEVKKIK, from the coding sequence TTGGAGATTTTTATAAAGTTATTAGCAGTAGCTGTATTAATAGCATTAACCGCATTTTTCGTTGCATCGGAATTTGCAATCGTGAAAGTCAGAAGTTCCCGAATCAATCAATTGATTGAAGAAGGGCATAGAAATGCCCTCGCAGCCAAGAAAGTGACAACGCATATCGATGAGTACTTATCTGCCTGTCAATTGGGGATTACAGTAACCGCCTTAGGTTTGGGGGTGTTGGGTGAACCGACGGTCGAGGCGATCTTAAAGCCATTGTTCACTAAATGGGGATTAGAGGAATCCGTAAGTCACATCATCTCGTTCCTGATCGCGTTCGGTTCCGTAACATTCCTTCATGTTGTAGTCGGTGAATTGGCACCGAAAACGGTTGCCATTCAAAAGGCTGAAGAGGTAACCTTGCTTTTTGCAAAGCCGTTAATTCTCTTCTACCGCATTTTATACCCATTCATTTGGTTACTGAATGGTTCTGCGCGTCTTCTGACTGGCATTTTCGGATTAAAGCCAGCATCTGAGTCAGAAATGGCCCATTCTGAAGAAGAGCTGCGCATCATTTTATCGGAAAGCTATAAAAGCGGTGAGATCAACCAATCTGAATACAAATATGTAAATCAGATATTTGAATTTGATGAGCGTATTGCCAATGAAATCATGGTTCCGCGTACGGAAATGACCGTTATCGAAAAAGGCATGCCATTATTGGAAGTTGTTGAACTTATTCAAGAAGAACAATACACAAGGTATCCGGTCATAGACGGCGATAAAGATAACGTCGTGGGGATGGTCAATATCAAGCGACTTTATACAGCGACGATTACAGAAGATAATGTAACAGCTTTGACGGTGGATTCCTTTGTAACGCCCATCATACGTGTTCTTGAAACGATCGCCATTCATGATTTGCTGCTAAAAATGCAGAAGGAACGGATCCATATGGCAGTTTTGACTGATGAATATGGCGGAACGGCCGGTCTTGTTACGGTTGAAGACATCCTTGAAGAAATCGTTGGGGAAATCCGTGATGAATTTGACCAGGATGAACGTCCGCTCATTCAAAAGATTGATGAAGGGCATTATGTATTCGACGCTAAAACATTGGTTGAAGATGTCAATGATACCCTTGCGATCGATTTGCCGGAGGAAGATATCGATACATTGGGAGGATGGTTCCTGACAGGCAGATTTGAGATTGCTGTCGGGGATAAAATCGAATACGCCGGATTTGAATTTACTGTAAAGGAAATGGACGGCCACCATGTTTTATATGTTGAAGTGAAGAAGATTAAATAA